One Neovison vison isolate M4711 chromosome 2, ASM_NN_V1, whole genome shotgun sequence genomic window carries:
- the KTI12 gene encoding protein KTI12 homolog: MPLVVFCGLPYSGKSRRVEELRGALAAEGRAVYVVDDAAVLGTEDATVYGDSAREKALRGALRAAVERRLSRHDVVILDSLNYIKGFRYELYCLARAARTPLCLVYCVRPGGVSGGPQVADATDNQGQNDRVSWRPRTEERGRPLAAGSSALREPQTVDFVVSGRTQVSVPKELEQENTKAPDLPARGTPDFDKDAKGDSSAVYPPELMEALTLRFEAPDSRNRWDRPLFTLVGLEEPLPLAEIRAALFENQAPPPHQSTQSQPLASGSFLHQLDQITSQVLAGLMEAQKGAVPGDLLKLPGTTEHLQFTRALTMAELSRLRRQFISYTKMHPNNENLPQLANMFLQYLNQSLH, from the coding sequence ATGCCGCTGGTGGTGTTTTGCGGGCTGCCGTACAGTGGCAAAAGCCGGCGCGTGGAGGAGCTCCGTGGGGCTCTGGCGGCCGAGGGCCGCGCGGTGTACGTGGTGGATGACGCGGCGGTGCTGGGCACGGAGGACGCGACCGTGTACGGCGATTCGGCCCGTGAGAAGGCGTTGCGCGGCGCTCTGCGAGCTGCGGTGGAGCGGCGCCTGAGTCGCCACGATGTGGTCATCCTCGACTCGCTTAACTACATCAAGGGATTCCGCTACGAGCTTTACTGCCTCGCGCGGGCGGCGCGCACCCCGCTCTGCTTGGTATATTGCGTGCGGCCCGGCGGTGTGAGCGGGGGACCTCAGGTGGCGGATGCGACAGACAACCAAGGCCAGAACGACAGAGTGAGTTGGAGGCCGCGCACTGAGGAAAGAGGGAGACCTCTGGCGGCTGGCAGCAGTGCCCTCAGGGAACCCCAAACAGTGGACTTTGTAGTTAGTGGAAGAACCCAGGTCAGTGTACCTAAGGAACTGGAGCAGGAGAATACCAAGGCGCCAGATCTTCCAGCTCGTGGGACTCCAGACTTCGATAAAGATGCAAAGGGTGATTCAAGTGCCGTATATCCTCCTGAACTTATGGAGGCCCTAACACTGCGCTTTGAGGCTCCTGACTCTCGTAACCGCTGGGACCGGCCCCTCTTCACGTTGGTGGGCTTAGAGGAGCCGTTGCCCCTGGCAGAGATACGAGCTGCCTTGTTtgagaaccaggctcccccaccccatcaGTCTACACAGTCCCAGCCCCTTGCCTCTGGCAGCTTTCTGCACCAGTTGGATCAGATTACGAGCCAGGTGTTGGCGGGATTGATGGAAGCCCAGAAGGGCGCGGTTCCTGGAGACTTGCTTAAGCTTCCTGGAACCACTGAGCACCTGCAGTTTACCCGGGCTTTGACCATGGCAGAACTGAGTCGCCTCCGTCGCCAGTTTATTTCCTACACCAAAATGCATCCCAACAATGAGAACCTGCCTCAGCTGGCCAACATGTTTCTGCAGTATCTGAACCAGAGTCTGCACTAA